A section of the Canis lupus baileyi chromosome 5, mCanLup2.hap1, whole genome shotgun sequence genome encodes:
- the SALL1 gene encoding sal-like protein 1 gives MSRRKQAKPQHFQSDPEVASLPRRDGDTEKGQPNRTTKSKDAHVCGRCCAEFFELSDLLLHKKNCTKNQLVLIVNESPATPPETFSPTPPPEHHPDEPQMNDPANKTDQADCSDLSEHRGRDREESMEVEAPGANKGGGGAPGGGGGGSGGGGSNSGATPGGGGGPSTGTSAITTSLPQLGDLTTLGNFSVINSNVIIENLQSTKVAVAQFSQEARCSGASGGKLAVPALMEQLLALQQQQIHQLQLIEQIRHQILLLASQNADLPTSPSPPQGALRTSANPLSTLSSHLSQQLAAAAGLAQSLASQSASISGVKQLPPIQLPQSSSGHTIVPPNSGSSPNINILAAAVTTPSSEKVASSAGASHAGHPAASASSSPAFAISSLLNPASNPLLPQPAPANSVFPSPLPNIGTTAEDLNSLSALAQQRKSKPPNVTAFEAKSTSDEAFFKHKCRFCAKVFGSDSALQIHLRSHTGERPFKCNICGNRFSTKGNLKVHFQRHKEKYPHIQMNPYPVPEHLDNIPTSTGIPYGMSIPPEKPVTSWLDTKPVLPTLTTSVGLPLPPTLPSLTPFIKTEEPAPIPISHSATSPPGSVTSDSGAPEPAPRNLGGLADEAEGSTVPPSGGKSEESGLAPGSAAAASSSCLSSPAADGGPGSATAFTNPLLPLMSEQFKAKFPFGGLLDSAQASETSKLQQLVENIDKKATDPNECIICHRVLSCQSALKMHYRTHTGERPFKCKICGRAFTTKGNLKTHYSVHRAMPPLRVQHSCPICQKKFTNAVVLQQHIRMHMGGQIPNTPVPDSYPESMESDTGSFDEKNFDDLDNFSDENMEDCPEGSIPDTPKSADASQDSLSSSPLPLEMSSIAALENQMKMINAGLAEQLQASLKSVENGSVEGDVLTNDSSSVGGDMESQSAGSPAISESTSSMQALSPSNSTQELHKSPSVEEKPQRAVPSEFANGLSPTPVNGGALDLTSSHAEKIIKEDSLGILFPFRDRGKFKNTACDICGKTFACQSALDIHYRSHTKERPFICTVCNRGFSTKGNLKQHMLTHQMRDLPSQLFEPSSNLGPNQNSAVIPANSLSSLIKTEVNGFVHVTPQDSKDTSTSHVPSGPLSSSATSPVLLPALPRRTPKQHYCNTCGKTFSSSSALQIHERTHTGEKPFACTICGRAFTTKGNLKVHMGTHMWNSTPARRGRRLSVDGPMTFLGGNPVKFPEMFQKDLAARSGSGDPSSFWNQYAAALSNGLAMKANEISVIQNGGIPPIPGSLGSGSSSPISGLTGNLEKLQNSEPSAPLAGLEKMASSENGTNFRFTRFVEDSKEIVTS, from the exons ATGTCGCGGAGGAAGCAAGCGAAGCCTCAGCATTTCCAATCCGACCCCGAAGTGGCCTCGCTCCCCCGGCGAGATG gagacacagagaaaggtcAACCAAATCGCACCACCAAGAGCAAGGACGCCCACGTCTGTGGCCGGTGCTGTGCCGAGTTCTTTGAATTGTCAGATCTTCTGCTCCACAAGAAGAACTGTACTAAAAATCAATTAGTTTTAATCGTCAATGAGAGCCCGGCCACCCCACCCGAAaccttctctcccactccccctcccgAGCATCATCCCGATGAACCACAAATGAATGACCCCGCTAACAAAACAGATCAGGCCGACTGCAGTGACCTTTCGGAACACCGCGGCCGCGACAGGGAAGAGTCCATGGAGGTGGAGGCCCCGGGGGCTAACAAAGGTGGCGGTGGCgctccgggcggcggcggcggtggcagcGGCGGCGGTGGCAGCAACAGCGGTGCCacgccgggcggcggcggcggcccctccACAGGTACCTCAGCGATCACAACCTCTCTACCTCAACTCGGGGACCTGACGACACTGGGCAACTTCTCCGTGATCAACAGCAATGTCATCATTGAGAACCTGCAGAGCACCAAGGTGGCGGTGGCCCAGTTCTCCCAGGAAGCGAGGTGCAGCGGGGCCTCCGGGGGCAAGCTGGCCGTCCCGGCCCTCATGGAGCAGCTCCTggccctgcagcagcagcagatcCACCAGCTGCAGCTGATCGAACAGATCCGCCACCAAATACTGCTGTTGGCTTCTCAGAACGCAGACTTGCCAACGTCTCCTAGTCCTCCTCAAGGGGCTTTACGAACATCTGCCAACCCCTTGTCCACACTAAGCTCCCATTTATCTCAGCAGCTGGCGGCGGCAGCTGGATTAGCACAGAGCCTCGCCAGCCAGTCTGCCAGCATCAGCGGCGTGAAACAGCTCCCCCCCATCCAGCTACCTCAGAGCAGTTCCGGCCACACCATCGTTCCACCCAACAGCGGCTCTTCCCCCAACATTAACATTTTGGCGGCAGCGGTGACCACCCCGTCCTCGGAAAAAGTGGCTTCGAGCGCTGGCGCCTCGCACGCCGGCCACCCGGCAGCCTCGGCGTCATCCTCACCAGCTTTTGCAATAAGCAGTTTATTGAATCCTGCATCTAATCCACTTCTACCTCAGCCGGCCCCCGCTAACTCGGTTTTCCCCAGCCCCTTGCCCAACATCGGAACGACTGCAGAGGATTTAAACTCCCTGTCTGCCTTGGCCCAGCAAAGAAAAAGCAAGCCACCAAATGTCACTGCCTTCGAAGCGAAGAGTACTTCGGATGAGGCGTTCTTCAAACACAAGTGCAGGTTCTGCGCGAAGGTCTTCGGGAGCGACAGTGCCTTGCAGATCCACCTGCGCTCCCACACCGGAGAGAGGCCCTTCAAGTGCAACATCTGCGGAAACAGGTTCTCCACCAAGGGGAACCTCAAAGTCCACTTCCAGCGCCACAAAGAGAAATACCCTCATATCCAGATGAACCCCTATCCCGTGCCTGAGCATCTGGACAATATCCCCACGAGTACCGGCATCCCATACGGCATGTCCATTCCTCCGGAAAAGCCGGTCACCAGCTGGCTAGACACCAAACCGGTCCTGCCCACCCTGACCACTTCGGTCGGCCTGCCGTTGCCCCCGACCCTCCCGAGCCTCACACCGTTCATCAAGACCGAAGAGCCAGCCCCCATCCCCATCAGCCATTCTGCCACCAGCCCCCCAGGCTCAGTCACTAGTGACTCCGGGGCCCCCGAGCCGGCCCCCAGAAACCTGGGTGGGCTCGCAGATGAGGCCGAAGGGTCCACGGTGCCACCCTCCGGTGGCAAAAGCGAAGAGAGTGGCCTGGCCCCCGGCTCAGCCGCGGCGGCCAGTAGCAGCTGTCTGAGCTCCCCAGCAGCAGACGGTGGCCCGGGCAGTGCCACCGCCTTCACCAACCCCTTGCTGCCGCTCATGTCTGAGCAGTTCAAGGCGAAGTTTCCGTTTGGGGGCCTCCTGGACTCGGCCCAGGCGTCAGAGACATCCAAGCTGCAGCAGTTGGTAGAGAACATTGACAAGAAGGCCACGGACCCCAATGAGTGTATCATCTGCCACCGGGTCCTCAGTTGTCAGAGCGCCTTGAAGATGCACTACCGGACGCACACCGGGGAGAGGCCCTTTAAGTGTAAGATCTGCGGCCGGGCTTTCACCACGAAAGGGAACCTTAAAACCCATTATAGTGTCCATCGTGCTATGCCCCCGCTCAGAGTCCAGCATTCCTGCCCCATCTGCCAGAAGAAGTTCACCAACGCTGTGGTCCTGCAGCAGCACATTCGAATGCATATGGGCGGTCAGATCCCCAACACCCCGGTCCCCGACAGCTACCCCGAGTCCATGGAGTCAGACACGGGCTCCTTTGACGAGAAGAATTTCGACGACCTGGACAACTTCTCCGATGAAAACATGGAGGACTGTCCCGAGGGCAGCATCCCTGACACGCCCAAGTCCGCGGATGCGTCCCAAGACAGCCTGTCTTCTTCGCCTTTGCCCCTGGAGATGTCAAGCATCGCTGCTTTGGAAAATCAGATGAAGATGATCAATGCCGGCCTGGCAGAGCAGCTGCAGGCCAGCCTGAAGTCCGTGGAGAATGGGTCCGTCGAGGGGGACGTCCTGACCAACGATTCGTCCTCGGTGGGTGGTGATATGGAGAGCCAAAGTGCTGGCAGCCCGGCCATCTCAGAGTCTACCTCTTCCATGCAGGCTCTGTCCCCATCCAACAGCACCCAGGAGCTGCACAAGTCACCCAGCGTGGAGGAGAAGCCACAGAGAGCAGTACCTAGCGAGTTTGCCAATggcctgtcccccacccccgtgAATGGGGGGGCTTTGGATCTGACATCCAGTCACGCAGAGAAAATCATCAAAGAAGATTCTTTGGGGATCCTCTTCCCTTTTAGAGACCGGggtaaatttaaaaacactgctTGCGACATTTGTGGCAAAACCTTTGCTTGTCAGAGTGCCTTGGACATTCACTACAGAAGTCATACCAAAGAGAGACCATTTATTTGCACAGTTTGCAATCGCGGCTTTTCCACAAAGGGTAATTTGAAGCAGCACATGTTGACACATCAGATGCGGGACCTACCATCACAGCTCTTCGAGCCCAGTTCCAACCTCGGCCCCAATCAGAACTCGGCGGTGATCCCCGCCAACTCGTTGTCATCTCTCATCAAGACAGAGGTCAACGGCTTCGTGCATGTCACTcctcaggacagcaaggacacctCCACCAGTcacgtcccctctgggcctctgtcctcCTCCGCCACGTCCCCAGTtctgctcccagccctgcccaggagAACTCCCAAGCAGCACTACTGCAACACGTGTGGCAAAACCTTCTCCTCGTCGAGCGCCCTGCAGATCCACGAGCgaactcacactggagagaaaccctttgCTTGCACTATATGTGGGAGAGCTTTCACAACAAAAGGCAATCTGAAG GTACACATGggcactcacatgtggaatagcACCCCTGCGCGACGGGGTCGGCGGCTCTCTGTGGATGGCCCCATGACATTTCTAGGAGGCAATCCTGTCAAGTTCCCAGAAATGTTCCAGAAGGATTTGGCGGCCAGGTCAGGAAGCGGGGATCCTTCCAGTTTCTGGAATCAGTATGCAGCGGCGCTCTCCAACGGGCTGGCCATGAAGGCCAATGAGATCTCCGTCATTCAGAATGGTGGCATCCCTCCAATTCCTGGAAGCCTGGGCAGCGGGAGCAGCTCACCTATTAGTGGGCTGACGGGAAATCTGGAGAAGCTCCAGAACTCAGAGCCCAGCGCTCCTCTGGCCGGCCTGGAGAAGATGGCCAGCAGCGAGAACGGAACCAACTTCCGTTTCACCCGCTTCGTGGAGGACAGCAAAGAGATTGTCACAAGTTAA